cagaagtaaagatgggaagaggatcaccaatccccctaattctgcgccgacaaatagtggagcaatatcagaaaggagttcgacagtgtaaaattgcaaagagtttgaacatatcatcatctacagtgcataatatcatcaaaagattcagagaatctggaagaatctctgtgcgtgagggtcaaggccggaaaaccatactgagtgcctgcaatcttcgggcccttagacggcactgcatcacatacaggcatgcttctgtattggaaatcacaaaatgggctcaggaatatttccagagaacattatctgtgaacacaattcactgtgccatctgccgttgccagctaaaactctatagttcaaagaagaagccgtatctaaacatgatccagaagcgcagacgtcttctctgggccaaggctcatttaaaatggactgtggcaaagtggaaaactgttctgtggtcagacgaatcaaaatttgaagttctttatggaaatcagggacgccgtgtcattcggactaaagaggagaaggacgacccaagttgttatcagtgctcagttcagaagcctgcatctctgatggtatggggttgcattagtgcgtgtggcatgggcagcttacacatctggaaagacaccatcaatgctgaaaggtatatccaggttctagagcaacatatgctcccatccagatgacgtctctttcagggaagaccttgcattttccaacatgacaatgccaaaccacatactgcatcaattacagcagcatggctgcgtagaagaagggtccgggtactgaactggccagcctgcagtccagatctttcacccatagaaaacatttggcgcatcataaaacggaagatacgacaaaaaagacccaagacagttgagcaactagaatcctacattagacaagaatgggttaacattcctatccctaaacttgagcaacttgtctcctcagtccccagacgtttacagactgttgtaaagagaaaaggggatgtctcacagtgggaaacatggccttgtcccaacttttttgagatgtgttgttgtcatgaaatttaaaatcacctaatttttctctttaaatgatacattttctcagtttaaacttttgatatgtcatctatgttctattctgaataaaatatggaattttgaaacttccacatcattgcattccgtttttatttacaatttgtactttgtcccaacttttttggaatcggggttgtacaaagtgtgtgtgcgtgtgtgtgtgagagagagagagagagacacacacacactcacctggaACTGGATGATGCGTTCCTGAGAGAGACACAGGTACATCCGCTCCGTGTCCTTCAGGTAAAATGCACACTTGTGAAGCTGAGATACAGGATCatctgcatccataagtgcagtcTGCTTATCCACCTTACGGATGACCTACACACAATTTAATAAACAATGCCAACATTTCATTTGCCATGATTAACATCACAAAAATATTACAATATTTAAAATGATGTGTGTTCTCACCAGACGTGGTAAAGCCATGCCTGTGACGGAACACACCAGTTTAACGGTCTGACCGTAGTGGATGTATCCGTCTCTCACTGTGAACTCCTCACCCTCTGACTCCTCGTCATCCACTGTACAGtgcgaggagagaaaaagaaaaatcagACACTGAACAATAAAACAGAAACATAAGGATGTGTTTGAGAGGAGTgcgcgcacacgcacgcacaagAGAGAGACTCACACAGGTGGATGTAAAAGGCCCCCCACTGCTGagagctagcgtggaagtttcctCCCTCAACATGAAGGTATCGAGTGCTGACTGTCTGAGAGCGTAACCGATTAAACAGAGCCACTTTAGTGCCCGATGCtatacacactgagagagagagaaaaatttaAAGCTGAATTTTCACCGAATCAAATTAAAACTGAATTTGATAAAAGAGAAAAGTAAGAAGCCATTAATGTATTAGCACACTGCTCAGAGTTAAGTGTCTCTTTGAATAGAAATGACAGAAGAATTCACAGAATGACCAGATTTAAAAAAGACTGAAGATAAATGACTCACGGTCTGCGTTCTTCAGAGACTGTTTCTTCTTGGAAGGTTTGGAGATGACTTTGATGCGTTTGCTGAGGAAGACACCAATTTCTGCGCTGTTCCCGTAGAACATCTTCACTGACAGCATGAAGTGCTTCCTCTTGTCTGAGTCGGATATGTACAACGTTTTGGCTGTGCAGAAGTTCTGCGGCGGGGAGGAGAGATGGAGAAAGGAACCAGTCAGGACAAAGGGAAAGCTCAACAAtttcttaaccctttggtgactgaccccttgaaaatggttcctccaggaaccatgacgtttcagttgtcaagacaacggaaaaactaaaatacaaatacaagagcattttgttttgtgcacaagagcattgtgacgtatctttctgtttttgtattttagtttttccgttgtcttgacaactgaaatgtcatcgttcctggaggaaccattttcaaggggtcagtcaccaaagggttttaaacGGCTTTTATCGTTTTGCATTGTGTCTTCACTGGGTGAGAGTTTAAGAGCGTGTCTGTTGCACCACCTTGCCCTCCAGGTTGAGATGCTGCATTTCTTGCTCGCTGTTTCCGATGCCGATAAAGGCGCAGGGTTGTGCTTCCTGCTCAGAGcagccctctctctccatctgctccttcttcttcttccaaccACAGCCCATCAGGTACACACACGGCGGCGGGCAGAAGAACCTCAACATGACACACAACACCACGTTATGAACCTCAACAAACAACTCACAGCTACTGTTTCGCCCTTACGTACACAATTAACACGTGAGTCACAGTCCACAGTCTCTGCCTCCTAACTCCAGTGTAACCAATAAGACCACAGACCCCACCTCCTAACACTATAAAACAATCAGACTGTAATTCCCATAACATCTGGGATTCCAGTCAACTGATTCTTTCAAACAATCTGAGAAGCTGAACcaggtgaggtttttttttttgggggggggggggggtcctcaaGTTTTAATACTTTTGCATGTCAGGTATCCTGTTGGAGTATTTTCTTGGATATATATTTAATACAATGACATTTTGATTGTTTATTGCTAGGTTTTTCAATCATGTTGGCTTATTCATATTGAAGTTTTTGTTCAATTTAAATACTACAATACGTCTACATTTGTTTTTATTCTCAATATTTAtttaatgggggcggcacggtggtgtagtggttagcgctgtcgcctcacagcaagaaggtccgggttcgagccccgtggctggcgagggcctttctgtgtggagtttgcatgttctccccgtgtccgcgtgggtttcctccgggtgctccggtttcccccacagtccaaagacatgcaggttaggttaactggtgactctaaattgaccgtaggtgtgaatgtgagtgtgaatggttgtctgtgtctatgtgtcggccctgtgatgacctggcgacttgtccagggtgtaccccgcctttcgcccgcagtcagctgggataggctccagcttgcctgcgaccctgtagaaggataaagcggctagagataatgagatgaggatttATTTAATGTGAAATTTGACTCActcattctaaaaaaaaaaaagtgcctaaaaaaaaaaaaaaaaaaaggccatcagGGTTAACCCTGTTCTCATTTTATTTGCTGGTTGTGCAAGAGCCAACATTACCGGCATtcaaaagtaagtaagtaagtaagtaagtaagtaagtaagtaaagatagatagatagatagatagatagatagatagatagatagatagatagatagatagatagatagatagatttatttCATTTCAACATGGTAAACCCAATCAATTTATCAATACATGTCCACAGCCTAAAACACATTCGTTTAACATCATACAGTCACAGGCATGTCCTTAAATCTCCCTTTTTCTCTCAATCGtttaattattgaaaaaaaaaaaattctaatatCAGACTCGGACTTTCTGCTTATGGAGGCTGATGGTCGAGATGCTCAATCAGTTTAACAAattttccccccccccaaaagataGACATTACTGTGACTTGATTTTTGGACACACTATTCCACGCTTTCTTGCTTTTGAATGATTGTTATTGTCCCAGTGCGACACTGAAGGTTTCTGACCAACTGCATGTAGCTGACTGGAATCAGGTGAATTagaattaaaacaaaaacaaacaaacaaaaacgaaTGACTTGGTTATACTGGTGAAAGGGTACAAATAGCTCACTAAAAAGTGTTGTTCAGCAGGAACCACAcccacggctcgaaattcgcggtggtccggtcgcccgaggcaactTAGTCATTTGGTGGGCAATTCCTGTCACTagtcagcccggctggctagttgaaaataaaaaaaatatatatgaagcgaagattcagacacaccatcaactaaagccgccacatattaagcgtgtgccgtgtctgttttAATCAATGAgtttatcggcaggacagaaaataccaaagaattccgaatcatatcgtgtacgagtcaggctgtcagttttttcactactgcgcatgcatataacgcatctcgttgaatatcgcggtaatcacgttatcaaattcaatagatgtggccatattatcacccatttaaacatgtgtttttgttgttgtttacatctacatctgccaaagctacgttgcaatgtggaattttttgaaaggtgtacagaaaccgccagagacggggacaaagcgacctcggtctgaagaggagaaaaaggccgctgaTAAAGCGtatgagaaggagaaacgacaaaggacttataagcaaacgtgggagcagggtaggccttggctgcgatatgatttctatggaataattaatttttttcaagttgattcctagtcaatatgaagctcctgatgctttctctctcataaatggttaaatacagaaagcatattggacatattttgggtgctatagtcatgatagtaagtatatttgttttcaatactcatacaccaagttgccaagttttccaatacatTACTATTTGTtgatatattatggtgctctgtgttatgtatttaacaacagtatcaaaatactcgggtcttgaaataaatgcacgttagtcatgaacaatgggaactactctcttttgtgttatttttgacagaagtaaaattcatacatgaacaaattttggcgagttgattttctgtttggcaagttactttggaaggtaactagtccggctggctggtgaaaaaaaaatatgaatttctaggcctgacaCCCCACTGTCTGGAACATCCGAACAATGTATATTTACCTCTTTTCGTTGCCGTAAGATTTCTGTGCAACTTTTGC
This Neoarius graeffei isolate fNeoGra1 chromosome 3, fNeoGra1.pri, whole genome shotgun sequence DNA region includes the following protein-coding sequences:
- the rbpja gene encoding recombination signal binding protein for immunoglobulin kappa J region a isoform X2; this encodes MAPVVTGKFGELPQPKRLTREAMRNYLKERGDQTVLILHAKVAQKSYGNEKRFFCPPPCVYLMGCGWKKKKEQMEREGCSEQEAQPCAFIGIGNSEQEMQHLNLEGKNFCTAKTLYISDSDKRKHFMLSVKMFYGNSAEIGVFLSKRIKVISKPSKKKQSLKNADLCIASGTKVALFNRLRSQTVSTRYLHVEGGNFHASSQQWGAFYIHLLDDEESEGEEFTVRDGYIHYGQTVKLVCSVTGMALPRLVIRKVDKQTALMDADDPVSQLHKCAFYLKDTERMYLCLSQERIIQFQATPCPKEMNKEMINDGASWTIISTDKAEYTFYEGMGPVTHPVTPVPVVESLQLNGGGDVAMLELTGQNFTPNLRVWFGDVEADTMYRCGESVLCVVPDISAFREGWRWVRQPVQVPVTLVRNDGIIYSTALTFTYTPEPGPRPHCSAAGAILRSASVSSPSSSSSLSSSSSSSSSLMLQ
- the rbpja gene encoding recombination signal binding protein for immunoglobulin kappa J region a isoform X1, which codes for MYFSNSDLLLLCLCRKFGELPQPKRLTREAMRNYLKERGDQTVLILHAKVAQKSYGNEKRFFCPPPCVYLMGCGWKKKKEQMEREGCSEQEAQPCAFIGIGNSEQEMQHLNLEGKNFCTAKTLYISDSDKRKHFMLSVKMFYGNSAEIGVFLSKRIKVISKPSKKKQSLKNADLCIASGTKVALFNRLRSQTVSTRYLHVEGGNFHASSQQWGAFYIHLLDDEESEGEEFTVRDGYIHYGQTVKLVCSVTGMALPRLVIRKVDKQTALMDADDPVSQLHKCAFYLKDTERMYLCLSQERIIQFQATPCPKEMNKEMINDGASWTIISTDKAEYTFYEGMGPVTHPVTPVPVVESLQLNGGGDVAMLELTGQNFTPNLRVWFGDVEADTMYRCGESVLCVVPDISAFREGWRWVRQPVQVPVTLVRNDGIIYSTALTFTYTPEPGPRPHCSAAGAILRSASVSSPSSSSSLSSSSSSSSSLMLQ